Proteins encoded in a region of the Anopheles aquasalis chromosome 2, idAnoAquaMG_Q_19, whole genome shotgun sequence genome:
- the LOC126578905 gene encoding histone H4 transcription factor-like translates to MGKGKKRRVNDEIKVDDAASDSGKTKPSTAECMYQQLTDDDPKDLQADGVEEDASDDATKALPIHMELRVIDALNKFSMEERRHSSQSRCEWNGCTFRSRNDPEYISHVEGHANTEERNQYGNFVCTWDGCDYLTPKSEQFLSHLHFHGYHGQLKAHGRSVHKLIDIPVCKSDTDKRNMISDQPTSFQCEWDGCESRFIRILDFFTHVVNHANEEYKRNREDNSARCRWKNCNYKLLLKTCRYRNHVASHTKQKDIACNVCGTMVINPRRYLLHVCRLMDLSLRRHQCLQCGRYYATKTMLDMHLYLVHRPAKLLCTHCPAKFRWPFQRAQHIARRHKKDLPFICDQCEYRGRTERDVTLHAQRHKEVFRCTEVECNKAFNSKSSLREHLLQHYDIRPKVFECHLCQQQYRFGAHLSKHMFFSHKGKRDTNAIPLRFKRDTDGIFRLRSYVDSKTDRLT, encoded by the exons atgggaaaaggtaaaaaacgGCGTGTTAACGACGAGATAAAGGTCGATGATGCCGCTTCCGATAGCGGAAAGACGAAACCATCGACGGCAGAGTGCATGTACCAGCAGTTGACTGACGATGATCCGAAGGACCTCCAAGCAGACGGCGTTGAAGAGGATGCCAGTGACGATGCGACCAAAGCTCTTCCTATCCACATGGAG TTGCGTGTGATAGATGCGCTCAATAAGTTCTCGATGGAGGAACGACGCCATTCCTCACAGTCAAGGTGTGAGTGGAATGGATGTACATTTCGCAGCCGAAACGATCCCGAATATATCTCGCACGTAGAGGGTCACGCTAACACAGAGGAGAGAAACCAGTACGGCAATTTCGTCTGCACGTGGGACGGTTGCGATTATCTTACACCAAAGAGCGAACAGTTTCTCTCACATCTCCATTTCCACGGTTACCACGGGCAACTGAAGGCGCACGGAAGAAGCGTGCACAAGCTAATTGATATTCCTGTGTGCAAGAGCGATACGGACAAGCGGAACATGATTTCCGATCAGCCAACTAGCTTCCAGTGTGAATGGGACGGTTGCGAGAGCAGGTTCATCAGAATATTGGACTTTTTCACGCACGTCGTGAATCATGCGAATGAAGAGTACAAGAGGAACCGTGAAGATAATTCTGCCAGGTGTCGTTGGAAAAACTGTAATTACAAGCTCCTTCTTAAAACATGTAGATATCGCAATCACGTAGCGAGCCATACCAAGCAAAAGGATATTGCTTGCAACGTGTGTGGCACTATGGTAATTAATCCAAGAAGGTATCTGCTTCACGTCTGCCGACTAATGGACCTTTCGC ttCGCAGACATCAGTGCCTACAGTGTGGCAGATACTATGCAACCAAAACGATGCTCGACATGCATCTTTACTTAGTACATCGCCCTGCAAAGTTGCTTTGCACCCACTGCCCGGCTAAGTTTCGGTGGCCATTCCAACGGGCACAGCACATCGCGCGACGTCATAAAAAGGATTTACCTTTCATCTGCGACCAGTGCGAATATAGAGGGCGAACTGAGCGTGATGTTACACTCCATGCACAGCGCCATAAGGAGGTATTTCGATGCACGGAAGTTGAGTGTAACAAGGCCTTCAATTCAAAGAGTTCGCTAAGGGAG CATCTTTTACAACACTACGACATCCGACCGAAGGTGTTTGAATGCCATCTATGCCAACAGCAGTACCGATTTGGGGCGCATTTGTCCAAACATATGTTCTTCAGCCATAAAGGGAAGCGCGATACGAATGCTATCCCGCTGCGCTTCAAACGCGATACCGATGGAATATTTCGACTGCGCTCGTACGTCGACAGCAAAACCGACCGCTTGACCTGA
- the LOC126578909 gene encoding 40S ribosomal protein S6: MKLNVSFPATGAQKTFDIPSDDHKLRNFFEKRMGTELVADFLGDEWKGYVVKIAGGNDKQGFPMKQGVLTATRVRLLLKKGHSCYRPRRTGERKRKSVRGCIVDQNLSALALIIVRKGEKDIPGLTDTQVPRRLGPKRANNIRKLYNLTKEDDVRQFVVKRPLPVKEGKKLRHKAPKIQRLITPVVLQRKRHRLLIKKRRSESRREAEAEYVRILALRRRQERVRRRSRLSSMRDSRSSITSESKDKKEVAVAKKKEATAKKEVVKKETNTKKVAAPAKKDATKKDAGKKDAGKKEAPKKDAAKKDAGKKEVKKTAGKKEEKKPAAAASASSGKKAAASAKPEAKKAAAPKAEGKKPASEKKEAPKRKPESASSKGEASAAKKEKKQQQPKKK; the protein is encoded by the exons ATGAAG CTGAACGTATCGTTTCCCGCGACGGGGGCTCAAAAGACCTTCGACATCCCGTCGGATGACCATAAGCTGCGTAACTTCTTCGAGAAGCGCATGGGCACCGAGCTCGTCGCGGACTTCTTGGGCGACGAATGGAAGGGCTACGTCGTGAAGATTGCCGGTGGCAACGACAAGCAGGGTTTCCCGATGAAGCAGGGCGTGCTGACGGCCA CCCGTGTtcgtctgctgctgaagaagggACACTCGTGTTACCGTCCGCGCCGTACCGGAGAGCGTAAGCGCAAGTCGGTGCGTGGTTGCATCGTCGACCAGAACCTGTCCGCGCTGGCGTTGATCATTGTGCGCAAGGGAGAGAAGGACATTCCCGGACTGACCGATACCCAGGTGCCCCGCCGTCTCGGGCCGAAGCGTGCCAACAACATCCGCAAGCTGTACAACCTGACCAAGGAGGACGATGTTCGCCAGTTTGTGGTGAAGCGGCCACTGCCGGTCAAGGAGGGCAAGAAGCTGCGCCATAAGGCACCGAAGATCCAGCGCCTGATCacgccggtggtgctgcagcgcAAGAGACACCGTCTGCTGATCAAGAAGCGCCGCTCGGAGTCGCGCCGTGAGGCGGAAGCCGAGTACGTGCGCATCTTGGCCCTGCGCCGTCGCCAGGAGCGTGTGCGCCGCCGTTCGCGCCTGTCCTCGATGCGCGATTCGCGCAGCTCCATCACGTCCGAGAGCAAGGACAAGAAGGAGGTAGCGgtcgcgaagaagaaggaggccACCGCCAAGAAGGAGGTCGTGAAGAAGGAGACCAACACGAAGAAGGTGGCCGCCCCGGCCAAAAAGGATGCCACGAAGAAGGACGCCGGCAAGAAGGACGCTGGCAAGAAGGAGGCACCGAAGAAGGATGCCGCCAAGAAGGACGCCGGCAAGAAGGAGGTGAAGAAGACGGCGggcaagaaggaggagaagaagccgGCGGCGGCAGCCTCGGCCAGCAGCGGCAAGAAGGCGGCAGCGAGTGCGAAGCCCGAGGCGAAGAAGGCCGCCGCACCGAAAGCCGAGGGTAAGAAGCCGGccagcgagaagaaggaagcgcCGAAGCGCAAACCGGAATCGGCTTCGTCCAAGGGTGAGGCCAGTGCggccaagaaggagaagaaacagcagcagcccaagaAGAAGTGA
- the LOC126578928 gene encoding 39S ribosomal protein L34, mitochondrial — translation MALVRSFQILIPKLPTVVPFFGGNLANSLAEAAAGGAWGLLSARTVIRNQFPRARETKRVRVHGWWKRLSTLTGRRVLMRKILKGKHVLSH, via the exons ATGGCTCTCGTTCGATCTTTCCA AATACTGATCCCGAAACTCCCTACGGTCGTCCCGTTCTTTGGAGGAAACCTCGCGAACTCACTAGCGGAAGCAGCTGCCGGCGGGGCCTGGGGACTCCTTTCCGCACGCACGGTCATCCGCAACCAATTCCCGAGAGCGCGAGAAACTAAACGGGTTCGCGTGCACGGCTGGTGGAAACGCTTGTCCACGCTCACAGGACGCCGGGTGCTGATGCGAAAGATATTGAAGGGAAAGCATGTACTATCACACTAG
- the LOC126578917 gene encoding zinc finger protein 878-like — MADTGEVPVGVYLNKCCRLCLVADEKQQYGNIFKRNLPTKNSVSIAEALQQVTGLDVSSDTRLPERICDDCCRKLEDAFHFINEVVSNNVVLIDMVNSETITREQTAGFVLELGDNSESEPPGGTAPEVPARKQREKTPGSVDGESSGTCSDGELNADELDAVNLILKNFSNQPDKKSRASYGKTQAKTHKCAQCEKVFHKKSNLIDHERLHSQTKLFQCEYCDKSFVQSGNLNQHLRTHTAEKPYSCNVCSKTFSQSGALKTHMNIHLQLRPFECSKCRKAFTSSSDLHKHMYTHDRKKRFCCPMCSDRVFTQKVHLRMHLTRMHPRCNVEEMVTRGTMKNNGVSQPTPPRNLNPTPTRLPG; from the exons ATGGCCGATACGGGGGAAGTGCCAGTAGGGGTCTACCTGAATAAATGCTGCCGATTATGCTTGGTTGCGGATGAGAAGCAGCAGTACGGGAATATCTTCAAACGCAACCTACCAACAAAGAACAGCGTGTCCATCGCCGAAGCTTTACAACAGGTCACCGGGCTGGAT GTTTCCAGTGATACTCGCCTGCCGGAGCGAATCTGTGACGATTGTTGCAGGAAGCTGGAGGACGCGTTCCATTTCATCAATGAAGTTGTCAGTAACAACGTTGTCCTGATAGATATGGTCAACTCCGAAACGATTACTAGAGAGCAAACTGCCGGGTTCGTCCTCGAACTTGGGGACAATAGTGAAAGTGAACCACCCGGGGGGACGGCCCCGGAAGTTCCAGCTCGAAAGCAAAGGGAAAAGACGCCCGGTTCCGTTGATGGCGAATCTAGCGGGACATGTTCCGATGGGGAACTGAATGCTGACGAACTGGATGCGGTTAATTTGATACTTAAGAATTTTTCCAATCAGCCTGATAAGAAATCTAGGGCATCATACGGTAAAACACAAGCAAAGACACATAAGTGCGCCCAGTGCGAAAAAGTGTTCCACAAGAAGTCGAATCTCATCGATCACGAGCGGCTCCATTCGCAAACGAAGCTGTTCCAGTGCGAGTACTGTGACAAATCGTTTGTGCAATCCGGCAACCTGAACCAGCACTTACGAACGCATACGGCAGAGAAACCGTACAGTTGCAACGTTTGCTCGAAGACATTCTCGCAATCGGGCGCCCTCAAAACGCACATGAACATCCACCTCCAACTGCGTCCGTTCGAGTGCAGCAAGTGCAGGAAAGCGTTCACCAGCAGCTCCGATCTCCACAAGCATATGTACACGCACGATCGCAAGAAACGCTTCTGTTGTCCCATGTGTAGCGATCGTGTCTTTACCCAGAAGGTGCACCTGCGGATGCATCTGACAAGGATGCACCCGCGCTGCAATGTGGAAGAGATGGTGACGCGCGGAACGATGAAAAACAACGGTGTCTCGCAGCCAACGCCGCCACGAAATCTAAATCCTACTCCCACCCGGCTGCCTGGATGA
- the LOC126578892 gene encoding RE1-silencing transcription factor-like, translating into MVSTRKVKLAAEMEPESAKSSSITQPRKTERAEELQAKIDQFLERDRLIIEGKVPLVLSDNEDSDDEELTDSSGPKAEKVNVRSIMQGFCQDSAFYRSASHRCEWIGCQFQSGKQRKFMVHVERHARKVDRDEDGYVCQWQLCDFSAETQDDFVGHLHYHAFHTKLKVFGARLIASVKLPVCTFGSDNRNKIPNETNYECAWSDCGMRFNKIMDFGLHLDCHYSDLYADCPRGKKKPFTCQWLGCKFTHRDVHQAKVHGQKHTGPRYIACDNCGHTFIRRRLLVMHCLHAPTEPKPKTPKYKCDEYGCGKEFYRITAYEAHYRTHCNRPLTDYDCPICKKSFFSKTWFSKHLEAKHNGSANNTEEHKKNVARSVRRRKIFSEEDTSDEDSSDEGSTDDEPAGGKPKQTVSVQAEPKEARYPSRKSGNGITSVNHRRSTTNEEETSEDDRTVEVISVKAEPKEARSPSCTSRNVISSLNCGTTKHREIVERGVKRRRSTSSEEDTSEDDSPVEVISLKAEPKEARDSSPRKRTCKTLLDYFSSAKSVNHATPERREIGARSEKRRKSEAEMLSV; encoded by the exons ATGGTTTCAACGAGAAAAGTAAAACTCGCAGCAGAAATGGAACCAGAAAGTGCTAAATCCAGCTCAATCACTCAGCCCCGAAAAACTGAGAGAGCCGAAGAGTTGCAGGCTAAGATTGATCAGTTTTTAGAACGAGACCGACTCATCATAGAAGGCAAAGTGCCGCTAGTACTCTCCGATAATGAGGACAGCGATGATGAGGAGCTAACTGATTCTTCGGGCCCTAAAGCCGAAAAG GTGAACGTGAGAAGTATAATGCAGGGATTCTGTCAGGACTCGGCGTTCTATCGGTCCGCCAGCCACCGGTGTGAGTGGATTGGTTGCCAGTTTCAGTCTGGGAAGCAGCGGAAGTTTATGGTGCACGTCGAACGGCACGCTAGGAAGGTGGACAGAGATGAGGATGGTTACGTGTGTCAATGGCAATTGTGTGATTTCAGCGCGGAAACCCAGGACGATTTTGTGGGTCATTTACACTATCACGCTTTCCATACGAAGCTCAAGGTGTTCGGAGCCAGATTGATAGCTAGTGTGAAGCTACCCGTTTGCACCTTTGGAAGTGATAATCGGAACAAAAttccaaacgaaacaaactaTGAGTGTGCGTGGAGTGACTGTGGGATGCGGTTCAACAAGATCATGGACTTTGGCCTTCACTTAGATTGCCACTATTCCGATCTGTATGCCGACTGCCCAAGAGGTAAAAAGAAACCATTTACATGCCAGTGGTTAGGATGCAAATTTACTCATCGAGACGTACACCAGGCTAAGGTACACGGTCAGAAACACACGGGCCCAAGGTATATCGCATGTGATAATTGCGGTCACACCTTCATCCGTCGCCGGTTACTAGTAATGCACTGCCTTCACGCGCCCACCGAGCCTAAACCGAAAACACCGAAATACAAATGCGACGAGTACGGGTGCGGTAAGGAATTTTATCGAATAACCGCATATGAAGCG CACTACCGTACTCACTGTAATCGTCCCTTGACAGACTATGATTGTCCCATTTGCAAGAAAAGTTTCTTTAGCAAGACGTGGTTTTCGAAGCATCTTGAGGCCAAACATAACGGTTCTGCGAATAACACcgaagaacacaaaaaaaatgtagcaCGAAGCGTAAGACGACGTAAAATTTTCAGCGAGGAAGATACCAGCGACGAGGACTCTAGCGACGAAGGCAGCACCGATGACGAGCCAGCCGGTGGTAAACCGAAGCAAACCGTCAGCGTCCAAGCAGAGCCCAAGGAAGCCAGATATCCCTCACGTAAATCGGGAAACGGAATAACTTCGGTAAACCATCGTAGAAGCACTACTAACGAGGAAGAGACTAGCGAGGATGATAGAACCGTTGAGGTCATCAGCGTTAAAGCAGAGCCCAAGGAAGCCAGATCTCCCTCATGTACATCACGGAATGTAATATCGTCCTTAAATTGCGGAACTACGAAACATCGAGAAATTGTAGAACGTGGGGTTAAGCGCCGTAGAAGCACTAGTAGCGAGGAAGATACTAGTGAGGATGATAGCCCCGTTGAGGTCATCAGCCTCAAGGCAGAGCCCAAGGAAGCCAGAGATTCCTCGCCTCGCAAACGCACGTGTAAAACCCTGCTGGACTATTTTTCTTCAGCGAAATCCGTAAATCACGCAACGCCGGAACGCCGAGAAATTGGCGCACGCAGCGAAAAGCGTCGTAAAAGCGAAGCGGAAATGTTGAGCGTATAG